Proteins encoded together in one Thermoplasmatales archaeon BRNA1 window:
- a CDS encoding Arabinose efflux permease, whose product MAKERLFSGNFVLCTLASFFYTIMFFMFYTGMSSYTTEELGCSTIIAGMAASTFVLGDLLSRIIFGRRMELYGKKRVCVTFLAAGTFVCLFYFQAHDFYTLLFVRFLHGLTYGAMTAAINTIIAHALPASRRGEGMGYFMLSISLGSAIGPFLCMWLEQNGTYDDIFTIGTAASMLALLCVLFLKDSRMRFTPEEEADIRRFRLSNIIERSSIPISLVCLVFFFSYSGVLTFISPYGREIGLAEASTYFFVFISIATLTARLLGGRVYDRHGENVALIPFFILFFIGMVMLSRADNPYVLLTAGLLMGFNVAQMVSVGQSLVVKRASRARYSVAISTFNNFLDFAYCIGPIVFGFVVEGIGYRDGFLAFSFVSVASLLLYLAIHGIPEHRHPTPENTD is encoded by the coding sequence ATGGCTAAAGAGAGGCTGTTCTCGGGGAACTTCGTGCTGTGCACCCTCGCCAGCTTCTTCTACACCATAATGTTCTTCATGTTCTACACCGGGATGTCCTCGTACACCACCGAGGAGCTCGGCTGCAGCACGATCATCGCGGGGATGGCCGCGAGCACGTTCGTCCTCGGGGACCTCCTGTCAAGGATAATCTTTGGCCGCAGGATGGAGCTCTACGGCAAGAAGAGGGTCTGCGTGACCTTCCTGGCTGCCGGCACCTTCGTCTGCCTGTTCTATTTCCAGGCCCACGATTTCTACACCCTCCTGTTCGTCCGCTTCCTTCACGGACTCACGTACGGGGCGATGACGGCCGCGATCAACACCATCATCGCACACGCCCTCCCGGCATCCCGCCGCGGGGAGGGCATGGGGTACTTCATGCTGTCCATCAGCCTCGGATCGGCCATAGGTCCGTTCCTGTGCATGTGGCTGGAGCAGAACGGCACCTACGACGACATCTTCACCATCGGCACCGCTGCGAGCATGCTCGCACTCCTCTGCGTTCTGTTCCTGAAGGACTCCAGGATGAGGTTCACGCCCGAAGAGGAGGCCGACATCAGGAGATTCCGCCTCTCGAACATCATAGAGAGGTCCTCCATACCGATCTCACTCGTGTGTCTGGTGTTCTTCTTCTCCTATTCCGGCGTGCTCACGTTCATCTCCCCTTACGGAAGGGAGATAGGGCTTGCGGAGGCATCCACATACTTCTTCGTCTTCATCTCCATAGCCACCCTGACGGCCAGGCTGCTCGGCGGACGCGTCTACGACAGGCACGGGGAGAACGTCGCGCTCATCCCGTTCTTCATCCTGTTCTTCATAGGCATGGTCATGCTGTCCCGTGCAGACAACCCGTACGTACTCCTCACTGCGGGACTCCTGATGGGATTCAACGTGGCGCAGATGGTCTCCGTGGGACAGTCCCTGGTAGTCAAGAGGGCGTCCCGTGCAAGGTACAGCGTTGCGATATCCACGTTCAACAACTTCCTGGATTTCGCCTACTGCATCGGGCCGATCGTGTTCGGGTTCGTGGTCGAGGGCATCGGATACCGCGACGGCTTCCTGGCCTTCTCGTTCGTATCGGTGGCGTCCCTTCTCCTTTATCTGGCTATCCACGGCATCCCTGAGCACAGGCATCCCACTCCCGAGAACACGGATTGA